The sequence below is a genomic window from Hydractinia symbiolongicarpus strain clone_291-10 chromosome 10, HSymV2.1, whole genome shotgun sequence.
ttaaattaagtcccacagtcaatcgttttactgtcaaaagcgatgcaacctagtaatatcagaaaaatatcgctaaatacatgttggtacgaaaatgtggcgcaaccgttttaactcacacgaactgacaccgttagaaagtcaatgaaatgttgtttttgaaactgtctccacttcttcagcacgcgctaacggctagcattggttccacagtaaaaatggcttatatatctaaatttttaaataaaacctaAATCTACAACTCTTATTGAAACCTAGATCTCCATGCTTCTTGTATCATTTTTGttctaaactttttattcttattgttgttattattatgttattatagGGATAAGAACCATTGTATAATGGAACCgaaataaatgtcaaaaaaaaaaaaaaaaaaaaaaaaaaaaaaaaaaaaagcgctaccacagcgcccagtgtaatcgctgagttccagcaatcatgtcatcagtcttttcactaataaaagcgatgcaacctagtaatttcagaaaaatattgctgaaaacatgttggtacgaatatgtggtgcaactgttgtaactcgaacagactgataccgttagaaactcaatgaaatgtagtttttggaactgtctctattttttcagcgcgcactaacggctaggattggttccacagtaaaataactcatttatctaaatttttatttaaaacgctaccacagcgctaagtaTAATCGGTGATttccagcgatcatgtcaaaataaaaagaaggtcatttcttggagtccaattgtctcatttatcacatttataaggtcgaagtccaaaatcagttcaattaagtcccacagttaatcgtttcactgttaaaagcgacgcaatctagtaatgtcaggaaaatatcgctgaatacatgttggtaccaatatgtggcgcaaccgttgtaactcacacggaattatactgttagaaagtcaatgaaatgtagtttttgaaactgtctccacttcttcatcTCGCTCTAACGGCTCgcattggttccacactaaaaattgcttatttatctaaatttttaaataaagcgctaccacagcgcccagtgtaatcgctgagttccaggaatcatgtcaagttaagaagaatgttatttcttggagtccaattgtctcgtttatcacatttataaggtcaaagtccaaagtcagttcaattaagtcccacagtcaatcgtttcactgttaaaagcgatgaaacctcgtaatgtcagaatagtgtcgctgaatacatgttggtacaagtatgtgacgcaaccattgtaactcacaaggattgatgccattagaaattcaatgaaatgtagtttttgaaactgtctccatttctttagcgcgcgctaacggctaggattggtttcacagtaaaaatgacttatttatttaaatttttaaataaagtgctaccacagcgcccagtgtaatcgctgagttccagcaatcatgtcaaattaagaagaatgttatttcttggaatccaattgtcttatttatcacatttagaaggtcaaagtccaaagtcagttaaattaagtcccacagtcaatcgtttcactgtcaaaagcgatgcaacctagtaatatcagaaaaatatcgctaaatacatgttggtacgaaaatgtggcgcaaccgttgtaactcacacgaactgacaccgttagaaagtcaatgaaatgtagtttttgaaactgtctccacttcttcagcacgcgctaacggctagcattggttccacagtaaaaatggcttatatatctaaatttttaaataaagcgctaccacagcgcccagtgtaatcgctgagttccagcaatcatgtcaaattaagaagaatgttatttcttggagtccaattgtctcatttatcacatttataaggtcaaagtccaagatcatttgaattaagtcccaccgtcagtcttttcactaataaaagcgatgcaacctagtaatttcagaaaaatattgctgaatacatgttggtacgaatatgtggtgcaactgttgtaactcgaacagactgataccgttagaaactcaatgaaatgtagttttttgaaatgtctctattttttcagcgtgcactaacggctaggattggttccacagtaaaataactcatttatctaaatttttatttaaaacgctaccacagcgctaagtaTAATCGGTGATttccagcgatcatgtcaaattaaaaagaaggttatttcttggagtccaattgtctcatttatcacatttataaggtcaaagtcccaagtcagttcaattaagtcctacagtcaatcgtttcactgttaaaagcgatgaaacctcgtaatgtcagaaacatatcgctaaatacatgttggtacgaatatgttacgcaaccgttgtaactcacaaggattaatgccattagaaagtcaatgaaatgtagtttttgaaactgtctccacttcttcagcacgcgctaacggctagcattggttccacagtaaaaatggcttatttatctaaatttttaattaaagcgctaccacagcggccagtctaatcgctgagtttaaggaatcatgtcaaattaagaagaatgttatatcttggagtccaattgtctcacttatcacgtttataaggtcaaagtccaagatcatttgaattaagtcccaccgtcagtgttttcactaataaaagcgatgcaacctagtaatttcagaaaaatattgctgaatacatgttggtacgaaaatgtggcgcaaccgttgtaactcacacgaactgacaccgttagaaagtcaatgaaatgttgtttttgaaacggtctccacttcttcagcacgcgctaacggctagcattggttccacagtaaaaatggcttatttatctaaatttttaaataaagcgctaccacagcgcccagtgtaatcgctgagttccagcaatcatgtcaaattaagaagaatgttatttcttggagtccaattgtctcatttatcacatttataaggtcaaagtccaagatcatttgaattaagtcccaccgtcagtcttttcactaataaaagcgatgcaacctagtaatttcagaaaaatattgctgaatacatgttggtacgaatatgtgctgcaactgttgtaactcgaacagactgataccgttagaaactcaatgaaatgtaatttttgaaactgtctctatttcttcagcgcaccaacggctaggattggtttcacagtaaaaatgacttatttatttaaatttttaaataaagcactaccacagcgcccagtgtaatcgctgagttccagcaatcatgtcaaattaagaagaatgttatttcttggagtccaattgtcctatttatcacatttagaaggtcaaagtccaaagtcagttcaattaagtcccacagtcaatcgtttcactgttaaaagcgatgaaacctcgtaatgtcagaaacatatcgctgaatacatgttggtacgaacatgtgacgcatccgttgtaactcacatggactgttgcaattagaaagtcaatgaaatgtagtttttaaaattgtctctatttctgcagcgcgcgctattggctaggattggtttcacagtaaaaatgacttttttatttgaatttttaaataaagcgctaccacagtgcccagtgtaatcgctgagttccagcaatcatgtcaaattaagaagaatgttatttcttggaatccaattgtcttatttatctcatttagaaggtcaaagtccaaagtcagttcaattaagtcccacagtcaatcgtttcactgttaaaagcgatgaaaatttgtaatgtcagaaaaatatcgctaaatatatgttggtacgaatatgttacgtaaccgttgtaactcacaaggattgatgccattagaaaatcaatgaaatgtattttttgaaactgtctccacttcttcagcgcccACTAAGGGCTaggttggttccacagtaaaaatgactcatttatctaaatttttatttaactctTTCTATACCACGTGAATTTCATGGTAAATTTGGTAGCCCTTGAAAAAGCCTCATATCTTTTGATTGAAACATTATTAGGAAATCTATGACCCCTCAAAAGAAAGGTAAAAGATCAAGGattccaaataaaaaaaaaaatttcaaaattcataatggccaaaatccataatggcggaaAAGCTGTTGAAATTTTTAGAGAAAATGGTAAGTTTTTATATTCTCTTGTTTCTAACTTGTTTTCACATAGTTGTAGGGTGATTTCTTTGCTTAAAAAGTTGTACCCCATTATATTTCTGAcactttacaaaaaatttcaggtcAAAAGGACTATTAGTTCCGGAGTTATGGTCAAATTAAGCCGGTTTCTTATTTTAGTAAGAATGTAACcgtaaaatattcataaaaaatggaaaagtgtACCCTAAATAAAGTCTAATAACATAATACTTACTAGttcctagaaagtcaatgaccccTCAAAAGAAAGGTAATGTATCaaagatttttattgtgaaaaaaaaaagaaaatctaaaccggttgaaatccataatggcggaaAAGATGtgaaaatttcttcaaaattgtgcgtaaaaatgaattatttgatcaaaaaatgacttccaCTTGGTTTTAGAGTGATGTTTTTGCTTACAAAGTTGTACCCCATTATATTTCTGACactttgcaaaaaatttcaggtcCAAAGGACTATTAGTTCCGGAGATATGGTCAAACTAAGCCGGTTTCTTATTTTAGTAAAAATGTAACcgtaaaatattcataaaaaatggaaaagtgtACCCTAAATAAAGTCTAATAACATAATACTTACTAGttcctagaaagtcaatgaccccTCAAAAGAAAGGTAATGTATCAAAGatttaattttgaagaaaaaaaagaaaatctaaacCCATTgaaatccataatggcggaaaagctgtgaaaatttcttcaaaattgtgcgtaaaaatgaattatttgatcaaaaaatgacttccaCTTGGTTTTAGAGTGATATTTTTGCTAACAAAGTTGTACCCCATTAAAATTCTGACACCTTGCAAAAAATTTCACGTCCAAAAGACAATTAGTTCCGGAGATATGGTCACATGAAGCAGCCTCCTCCTATTTAGAGAATTATCGTAAACCGACGAATAATCGGTTCAAATCCTAATAAAGAACAGGAatacaaacaaaagaaaatttgcaCAAATGAATGTTTTTCCTAGTGTTTGAATGTTGTATGCCACTTctgaaaacaattattttcttttgtaaagTGCAAATAAACATCACATTGTGGAGCAGAACACTTCGTGTAAACACGGACTTGCTTCTTCAACTCTGCGTAACAGACTTTACAATTTCGTTTCTCTTCGGTGAATACCGGCATATGTTCAGTGTTATATCTCTTATCAATGGGAGCTTGGAAGTTATTGTAAACAGGAGGATCTGCATACTCTTCCATACTGGTTAGTTGCCAATCCTGGGTCACGTGTCGGAGTAAAATCTGGTAGAATGTTTGGAGTATCTGGATCATCATAACTCTTGGTATTCTCTTGGTATTCTTATGTGCTACTGGCTCCTTATTAGCTGGCTTCTTATTGGCTGGTTTCTTGTTAGCTGGcttctttttacctttttttgtaGAGGTATGTTTCTCGCAAATGTTTTCTTTGTTATCGCAGTCATCATCGGTTGACCCCAAATCAATAACCTGTTTTCGAGGACGGCGCGTGCGACGAGAAATTCTCGTACTGGGCTCATTAGTGACTGTGGCATGGTCAGGAACATTATTAATGGCACAGAATGTTAGAGAAACAGCAGAATTTAGAGCAGTTACTTGACTTTCATTGTTCAACGTTTCAGTCGAGTTTGTGGACAGCGGCGGTGGCGGTGAAGAAGGAGGCGGTGATGAGCGACCGACAAGATTGCTTTCAACATCAGCATTTGGAtcactaaaaataaaaggaaGCAATCACCCTGAGAAAAGTCTTACCATCACCTTTTATTGAGACTGTTTAAAAGTAGACATCAAGTATGTTACATAAAATAATTACAAGACAGGTTCCAAGCGAGAAACGCATAAGCACAGAAAAAGGACGATAAAGCACTTACTTTTCATCCCAATCCGAGTAGTAACCCAATAAAGCATTATCTATTCTTTCTTCTTCGTCACTACTGAGGCCCCCATGACATGAATCGATGTCAGAATCATCAGTTTCAAGCATATAATTGACAGCATCTTCAAGAGAAATTCTCCTTGAGCTTCCAGCcttcgccattttgttttttgaatgtTTGTGATGTTGCTGGCCCGAATCTACAACTCACACGGAAACGAAAATACTTGAATCTGATTGGCTGATTCAAAAGCCGTATTTTGAGCTTTTATAGCCTGCGAGACGACCAGTGGTTGTTTCACAATTCGATTTTGAAGTCATCAG
It includes:
- the LOC130612505 gene encoding uncharacterized protein LOC130612505 codes for the protein MAKAGSSRRISLEDAVNYMLETDDSDIDSCHGGLSSDEEERIDNALLGYYSDWDENDPNADVESNLVGRSSPPPSSPPPPLSTNSTETLNNESQVTALNSAVSLTFCAINNVPDHATVTNEPSTRISRRTRRPRKQVIDLGSTDDDCDNKENICEKHTSTKKGKKKPANKKPANKKPANKEPVAHKNTKRIPRVMMIQILQTFYQILLRHVTQDWQLTSMEEYADPPVYNNFQAPIDKRYNTEHMPVFTEEKRNCKVCYAELKKQVRVYTKCSAPQCDVYLHFTKENNCFQKWHTTFKH